Proteins encoded together in one Chelonoidis abingdonii isolate Lonesome George chromosome 1, CheloAbing_2.0, whole genome shotgun sequence window:
- the LOC142046143 gene encoding apelin receptor B-like: MEDAATDPLGGESYYYYGEANESRRGMHCEWPVDWEVSFSLLPVLHMLVFMLGLLGNGLVIFTMWRGWRAKHYSADTYIGNLALADLAFLVTLPLWPAHTALYFHWLFGSALCKLSSYLVLLTSVFCLGCLSFEHYLAIMRSLPHSWQVYPHASVLLLLAMFWLLASLLALPTLLLHDTQPSPADNWNLPPEMCCPKHVLALLVPKPVLIILHL, from the coding sequence ATGGAGGATGCAGCTACTGACCCGCTGGGTGGCGAGTCCTACTATTACTACGGGGAAGCGAACGAGAGCAGGCGAGGCATGCACTGTGAGTGGCCGGTGGACTGGGAGGTGTCCTTCTCACTGCTGCCTGTGCTCCACATGCTGGTCTTCATGCTGGGGCTGTTGGGCAATGGGCTGGTGATCTTCACCATGTGGCGGGGCTGGCGAGCCAAGCACTACTCCGCAGACACCTACATTGGCAACCTGGCGCTGGCCGACCTGGCCTTCTTGGTGACCCTGCCACTGTGGCCCGCCCACACGGCACTATACTTCCACTGGCTTTTCGGCTCAGCGCTGTGCAAGCTCAGCAGCTACCTGGTTCTGCTCACCTCTGTCTTCTGCCTGGGCTGCCTCAGCTTCGAGCACTACCTAGCCATCATGCGCTCGCTGCCACATTCCTGGCAAGTGTACCCTCATGCCTCTGTGCTGCTCTTGCTGGCCATGTTCTGGCTACTGGCCAGCCTACTGGCCCTGCCCACCCTGCTGCTGCATGACACGCAACCTAGCCCTGCTGACAACTGGAATCTGCCCCcggaaatgtgctgccccaagcacgtgcttgctttgctggtgcctaagCCAGTCCTGATAATCTTACATCTTTAA